The nucleotide window TGCtcatttatgtttatttttggATGGGCATAGATTGGTATAATGTCTAGTGACACGACACCTGCTGCTCTAGAACGGAGGGAGTTTGgaagttcgaatcccactctagtacatgtacatagtagaATACCTATGGGGTTTTCCCACAGGAATCGGGCACCAATTTATACAACACTAtttataagaagaaaaaaacaattgtgagcCCCACTGATGTCGAATTTTAACTCTGATTAAAAACCtatcaaataatataaattcatttaaagccattatacactttcggtaaacagtattgtccaagtcccacacttcgtgtatcacaacttatataaaataacaatcctgtggaaatttaggctcaatcggacatcggagtcgggagaaaataacgggaaaacccactcctgttttcgcgcgtttcgccgtgtcatgacatgtgtttataaccaattccgtaattctcgctaacgagaatttatattgttttaccgttttctcaaaaagtaaagcatttcatggactaatatttcaagagaaatctttcaccattaccttctgtaaaccctgtaagttatttgtaaatctgtgaacttttttcttttttttctgtaccgaaagggtccaatggctttaaaatctTCGGCTTCACAACTTTGTGGAATTGCATATCACACGAACAAATTATTCGCAAGCTATTTGTACACAGCGACTGTTGTACACTCAACCATGCTTCCCGTGTCATATTGCAAGCCGTCCAAATGTTAACAGCTGCCCGTATGTGTTTTAGACAATCGTCCTGAAACCATAAGACCATAGAAACAGCTAAAGTAATTTGCATGGCAGCACGATTAATAGGTTCTAGACAGATCATCAGCAACTGCATGACTTGGGTTCACGGCAACCGTTGACAACATCTAACAGCTAACAGTTTAATTTGCTCCCACGAAACGTCAAACTATTACAGGAATGACCATGTACACGGGCGGTCCACGATCAAGGTAATAGCACACAGACTAAACTAATCTAATACAATCTTTAGGTAAAGCCAAAACAAATATCTCCATGAAAAGATAACAATTCTCAGCAATTAATTGTTAACCACCTGTTGTTTATAGCTACTAAACATTATACACAGTCATGTGTACTACATTTAAAACACACTGTACTGCACATCGGGCAAGTACGTTTACATATTTTTTCAAGTCTAACAAATATCCAGTGCGCTCCTTACTATAGTGGAGTATTTTTGTGCGTCACACAactcattcataaataacttCTCAGTAATCGCGTTCATTTCtccacatgtaggcctacacaactCATAGATACAGATATATGATACAGACGAAACCTACGGGAACAATACAAGTCACAGTTGTGGCGGGAACATATGAATCCTTCAAACTTTCACACCACGCAATGTGATTGAAAGCTGAAAACATCTTCAGTCTTCAGGGGTTGATAACTTGGAGTTCATCaaatacagggtgcgttcgtttagcttctttGGGTCGACCCAGGTGTGTGgcggggtgtttttttttcccaggacaacgTGGGTTAATACATGTATCTGCACACGCTcgccctggaaaaaaaacctgtcacacaccggggtcgacccaggaaagctaaacgaacgcacccggcCCACAGTGAGTTCTAGTATTGCGTAGCCACGACGGTTTGTTACAAGAATCAGAACTGCAAGATCAAAGCCGTATAATCCTTCTGTTCGAGTGAGCCAGCACGTTCTTTTTAAGCCAAAATCAAATCATGTAATTCCATTGCGGCTGTTACAGTCTCAGAAATAACTGCCGTCAAGGGCATGAGATTGTCGGCTGGACATTTCGTGTGACATCTTTAGAGTCCGTGAGAGAGCGCTgtagtgataaaaaaaaactcgcGTGTAGAGATCTTTGTATCGATTCACTAGTCGTGAGAGACAAGGTATCTCGCCTGAAAATAATGGTGATAGATTTACAGCCGCTACTAGACAAGTGACTTGAATATTGATgttttgattttaaagtttaaacttTTGCTGTTAGCACTGTGTGGTAGTAGAGGTAACTGGAGTATATAACCAATGTGTAGGACTCGTTACGAGTGGTCGGTGATCTGTGTCCAGGCGGGAGGAAAGTTCTGGGTACGAGATCAAAAAGTACCTTCACGTGACAGCTTTTGAAAACTAATCCGCCGCTTACATGAATTGTACCAATACGGAAACGTAATAGTTGGTATGTAATGACATACTTAGGATGTGTATGTGTTATTTGGGATCGGATATCACTTCGGTATTTCAGTGGTTTTGTGTAAGAAGTGGGCGGCCTAAAGACTTTAGGTCAGTCGGGTATTGAGCAAAACAGGCTGGGATTAAACACTGATCAAACTGCCACTGATCTTAAATACGCTGTTTCAACATATTTACCTATCCTTTCTTTCACAGTACCAAGGTTTCAATTTGTATTGACACATTATAACAGTATAACATTGGTAGTTCTGAAGGTCGGTTAAACTTACGGATTTCAGGAATGTTTAGCAAACATATAAAAAAGTGAAACTATGTCTGCTCCATAATATACTCGCGTGCATTATTATTTCAATACGAGTTTAAAATTTCAAATCTGCAAGCTAACATTAATTATAAAATTTGTTACTCCATTTTCGATGCTGTCACCTTTGAACCCAACTTGAccgttttatttaatttatattgTTGCATCTTCCCTACTTCGGGGAACTTAAACACGACTGaaccaataacaacaacaacaacaacaaaatgtactCACTGCGTGCAAATGGCTTGACAGATTTAAGCAAGTGTGCCTTAAGCTCCTCATGTGTGCTAGTTCGATCTACCGTCTCCGACTCCGGTGTAAGACCATGTGAGCGCATAACATCCATTAATCCAGCGGATAGAAGATAGCAGTAGGTAAGTCGCTCTTGTTTCTCAGCGTCAGCCGCCAAAACTACAGTTGTATTCCACTTGAATGTATTTTGAAGTACATCGTATATTATATTGCCGAGTTTGGTTGCTGTCACGGACATTCTGGTGACGGCTCCACCGTCGAATATGCTTGCAACACAGCCAGAGGTAACGTAGACCTTCCTCCAATGTTCCACCAGTCGGGCTATGTTGGCAGAGGCGTACCCACAGGCCGGGCCTAGGTACATGTCAACCGCCTCCTGGCGTGACCGAAGTGCGTCCACAGCGAGTTTTAGCACCTCGTCCTGGCTGCATTTGGAGTCGTATTCCCGAACAGATACCTCGTAAGAACTCCCGATTAGACTTTTTACGCGGTCACTTTGTATGGCTATCCATATTCCGGGGACCACCTTGGCGGTGGCGAAATCAAACCAGGGGTCATCGGGCAGCAGCACGGCCAAGTTTATCCTCTCGAGTCCCTTCGGTTTGAGAGGTGCCAATGAACCATTCGCTGAGACTTTACATTCAATTTCGCAAGAGGACATCAGAAGGAAATAAAATATCACCAAGTTCCTAAGAAAACAGCATCTTGATTTCCTATCCATCGTTGCGGCAATACTTCGTGCAAGATTATCACTGCAAACTTTCAAACAATTCTTTGATTGTTATCGCTACACAAAGTAGGTTTGGTACATGTCAACGGCCCCTGCCACGTGTTTTCAAATAAGAGCATTAGGGTCACGCAGTTTGTAGAATGAGCGATTATGACTTGTAGTAGTCGGCAAAACAGAGATATTGTGagcggtttttgttttaccaaaagCGTCTTGACTACGAATAGCTTGATGTCTTCCCAACACGGCAACTGTTCATGTCCTATTCACCTCCAGCTGATCAAGTTCCAAAGCTCATAATATT belongs to Asterias amurensis chromosome 5, ASM3211899v1 and includes:
- the LOC139937871 gene encoding atrial natriuretic peptide receptor 3-like, with the protein product MDRKSRCCFLRNLVIFYFLLMSSCEIECKVSANGSLAPLKPKGLERINLAVLLPDDPWFDFATAKVVPGIWIAIQSDRVKSLIGSSYEVSVREYDSKCSQDEVLKLAVDALRSRQEAVDMYLGPACGYASANIARLVEHWRKVYVTSGCVASIFDGGAVTRMSVTATKLGNIIYDVLQNTFKWNTTVVLAADAEKQERLTYCYLLSAGLMDVMRSHGLTPESETVDRTSTHEELKAHLLKSVKPFARMEIPRKR